In Necator americanus strain Aroian chromosome IV, whole genome shotgun sequence, the following proteins share a genomic window:
- a CDS encoding hypothetical protein (NECATOR_CHRIV.G15315.T1), translated as MYQVSVFILPKKASSILSNPGDEKKKRRRRKLRRQPQQDRDNEWTSRAMEFEKAWEDKNSHKAYALLKQYSGKMKRYSPVLNTAKTLLNRQAPSTPELEHVHRPTYAVNEKSPTVSEVLVCIKKMRNGKCGGDDEISAEKLKYLPPPGIRERTKIIRSIWIDERIPESWRYAIVVPSTLSVTDPSNYQGISLLRAMYKVLEWIIPDRLIKNHEEITRDEQAGFRPDRSTTGQVFIVRTLQSGRKPIQLRWWSKTRDSGRTLPVQFRHDENMRATVDQWPVDIVPAPSGRPFEYADDVVIFAESRLYLDKCEQMWISSRPQTEIRVDGQPIELVVEFCYLGCTLKNNDNYEKDIQQRCAKATSSFKSLTKCVWSTPITNEVKLQVYLSAIRFIMMYGSDTWAALSTVMERLDCTERKLLRRLLGYVWLRVCHNEYRYAEIDVVCQRVTRGRYQRLAQPSKVAKVNRLCFFGHILRRPADRLVQRVLRSLSGPSWKKPPGRKRKFWTEVVKEDLRRLGVVRHFRRDVRFRRIWNSDEWIDSVQAFAEDREGWTELCFRTAHLGEDAGHGLKSLSNWYLSRKYDNTKEMTIVNYDDRDIYENPPNVTDAPGYESHTLSTEEFDEKATVAVESFGLPIKEAIMASHEKKEDGTRKVTASSIFTMIIYAIFLALVTYVALAQCSVQTYYFTKIIGDLFVTSKSAATNKVFTEISSMDDIWGFLQGSFLVSLYQTDAPSDVEKEAMVYYNNRLLGKPRIRMVKVNLVH; from the exons AtgtaccaagtcagtgtttttatccttccaaagAAGGCAAGTTCCATTTTATCGAACCCGGGAGATGAAAAG AAAAAGCGTCggagaaggaagttgcgtcgtcaaccgcaacaagaccgcgataacgagtggacgtcaagggcgatggagtttgaaaaggcgtgggaggacaagaactcgcataaagcctatgctttactgaaacagtatagcggcaaaatgaaaagatattCTCCTGTTCTTAACACTGctaagaccttgctgaaccggcaagcaccgtcaactcctgaactcgagcacgttcatagaccgacatatgcggttaacgagaaATCACCGACTgtgtcggaggttctggtttgtatcaagaaaatgagaaatggaaaatgtggTGGAGATGACGAGATCAGCGCAGAAAAGCTGAAATATCTCCCTCCtcctgggattcgtgagaggacaaagatcatccgttcaatatggatagacgaaaggatacctgaatCGTGGAGATACGCTATCGTAGTTCCCTCCacgttatccgtcacggaccctagcaATTACCAAGGAATTTCTTTGCTGCGTgctatgtacaaggtattggagtgGATTATCccggaccgactcattaaaaaTCACGAAGAAataacgcgcgacgagcaggctggctttcgtcctgacCGATCTACTACTggccaggtgttcatcgtcaggacaTTGCAATCTGGCAGGAAGCCAATACAATTAAG gtggtggagtaagacaagggacagtggcaggacccttcctgttcaatttcgccatgaCGAGAATATGCGAGCAACAGTAGATCAGTGGCCTGTCGATATCGTTCCAGCACCATCAGGACGCCCTttcgagtacgctgacgatgttgttatattcgcggaaagca GACTATACCTTGATAAATGCgaacagatgtggatctcttcgagaccccAAACggaaatcagggtggacggacaaccgatagaactcgtcgttgagttctgttacctgggctgtacgctgaagaacaacgacaactacgagaaagatattcagcaaagatgcgctaaggccacttcttcttttaaatCTTTAACGAAGTGcgtgtggtcgacccccatcacaaATGAAGTCAAGTTGCAAGTCTACCTATCTGCAATTCGCttcatcatgatgtacggatcggataCTTGGGCAGCACTATCTacagtgatggagaggcttgattgcacggaacgaaagctgcttagacggctacttggctacgtTTGGcttagggtatgccacaatgaatatcgttacgcagaaattgatgtggtatgcCAGCGggtgacacgtggaagatatcaacgtCTTGCACAGCCATcaaaagtggctaaagtaaatcgtctttgcttctttggtcatatattaaggagaccggcagatcgcctcgttcaacgagttctgaggagtttgtcaggtccgagctggaagaagccacctggtcgaaaacggaagttctggactgaagtGGTGAAAGAAGACTTGAGAAGACTCGGCGTGGTTAGGCacttcaggcgagacgtaaggtttcgcagaatatggaatagcgacgaatggattgattccgtGCAAGctttcgcagaagatcgagaaggttggacAGAGCTGTGTTtcaggacggcacacctcggcgaagatgcgg GACATGGACTCAAATCTCTTAGTAATTGGTATCTGAGTCGAAAATATGATAACACCAAA GAGATGACTATTGTCAACTACGACGATAGAGATATCTATGAGAATCCGCCCAACGTTACGGATGCTCCAGGCTACGAATCTCATACCTTATCTACAGAG GAATTCGACGAAAAAGCCACAGTGGCGGTAGAAAGTTTTGGCTTGCCGATCAAGGAAGCGATAATGGCCTCGCACG aaaaaaaggaagatggaACACGTAAAGTTACCGCAAGTTCCATCTTCACAATGATCATCTATGCAATATTTTTGGCTCTGGTTACTTACG TCGCTTTGGCTCAATGTTCAGTGCAAACGTATTACTTCACCAAAATCATCGGTGATCTTTTCGTTACATCAAAAAGTGCTGCAACGAACAAGGTATTCACGGAAATCTCCAGCATGGACGATATATGGGGG tttttgcaaGGTTCCTTCTTGGTCAGTCTTTACCAGACCGATGCACCATCCGATGTTGAAAAAGAAGCTATGGTCTATTATAACAACAGATTGCTAGGAAAACCACGTATTCGAATGGTCAAGGTGAATCTTGTCCATTAA
- a CDS encoding hypothetical protein (NECATOR_CHRIV.G15315.T3): protein MEFEKAWEDKNSHKAYALLKQYSGKMKRYSPVLNTAKTLLNRQAPSTPELEHVHRPTYAVNEKSPTVSEVLVCIKKMRNGKCGGDDEISAEKLKYLPPPGIRERTKIIRSIWIDERIPESWRYAIVVPSTLSVTDPSNYQGISLLRAMYKVLEWIIPDRLIKNHEEITRDEQAGFRPDRSTTGQLSPPRPSDVQHRLRWWSKTRDSGRTLPVQFRHDENMRATVDQWPVDIVPAPSGRPFEYADDVVIFAESSMKLQHVVLVSKLAAA, encoded by the exons atggagtttgaaaaggcgtgggaggacaagaactcgcataaagcctatgctttactgaaacagtatagcggcaaaatgaaaagatattCTCCTGTTCTTAACACTGctaagaccttgctgaaccggcaagcaccgtcaactcctgaactcgagcacgttcatagaccgacatatgcggttaacgagaaATCACCGACTgtgtcggaggttctggtttgtatcaagaaaatgagaaatggaaaatgtggTGGAGATGACGAGATCAGCGCAGAAAAGCTGAAATATCTCCCTCCtcctgggattcgtgagaggacaaagatcatccgttcaatatggatagacgaaaggatacctgaatCGTGGAGATACGCTATCGTAGTTCCCTCCacgttatccgtcacggaccctagcaATTACCAAGGAATTTCTTTGCTGCGTgctatgtacaaggtattggagtgGATTATCccggaccgactcattaaaaaTCACGAAGAAataacgcgcgacgagcaggctggctttcgtcctgacCGATCTACTACTggccag CTCTCCCCACCGAGGCCGTctgatgtacaacaccgtttgaggtggtggagtaagacaagggacagtggcaggacccttcctgttcaatttcgccatgaCGAGAATATGCGAGCAACAGTAGATCAGTGGCCTGTCGATATCGTTCCAGCACCATCAGGACGCCCTttcgagtacgctgacgatgttgttatattcgcggaaagcagtatgaaacttcaacatgttgtcctTGTATCAAAGTTGGCTGCAGCCTAG
- a CDS encoding hypothetical protein (NECATOR_CHRIV.G15315.T4), with protein MWISSRPQTEIRVDGQPIELVVEFCYLGCTLKNNDNYEKDIQQRCAKATSSFKSLTKCVWSTPITNEVKLQVYLSAIRFIMMYGSDTWAALSTVMERLDCTERKLLRRLLGYVWLRVCHNEYRYAEIDVVCQRVTRGRYQRLAQPSKVAKVNRLCFFGHILRRPADRLVQRVLRSLSGPSWKKPPGRKRKFWTEVVKEDLRRLGVVRHFRRDVRFRRIWNSDEWIDSVQAFAEDREGWTELCFRTAHLGEDAGNRVRR; from the coding sequence atgtggatctcttcgagaccccAAACggaaatcagggtggacggacaaccgatagaactcgtcgttgagttctgttacctgggctgtacgctgaagaacaacgacaactacgagaaagatattcagcaaagatgcgctaaggccacttcttcttttaaatCTTTAACGAAGTGcgtgtggtcgacccccatcacaaATGAAGTCAAGTTGCAAGTCTACCTATCTGCAATTCGCttcatcatgatgtacggatcggataCTTGGGCAGCACTATCTacagtgatggagaggcttgattgcacggaacgaaagctgcttagacggctacttggctacgtTTGGcttagggtatgccacaatgaatatcgttacgcagaaattgatgtggtatgcCAGCGggtgacacgtggaagatatcaacgtCTTGCACAGCCATcaaaagtggctaaagtaaatcgtctttgcttctttggtcatatattaaggagaccggcagatcgcctcgttcaacgagttctgaggagtttgtcaggtccgagctggaagaagccacctggtcgaaaacggaagttctggactgaagtGGTGAAAGAAGACTTGAGAAGACTCGGCGTGGTTAGGCacttcaggcgagacgtaaggtttcgcagaatatggaatagcgacgaatggattgattccgtGCAAGctttcgcagaagatcgagaaggttggacAGAGCTGTGTTtcaggacggcacacctcggcgaagatgcgggtaatcgcgtcaggcgatga